One Dietzia sp. JS16-p6b genomic window carries:
- a CDS encoding ABC transporter permease, whose protein sequence is MTVRVLRSAAPACVTILLVLAAWITITALELVPAYVIPAPGAVLDSLVTTWPDRLGSATLLTASETLLGVVLGVVVAVIVVIISAFVPTIGQAMTPLLVASQAIPVIVIGPLLTISLGYGMAPKVIVVALLCFFPVALNLLSGVRAVDARVIDTLRSLHATRWSLFWRVRLPSAAPRGFAGLRVSVTFAPVAAVFAEYTGSTNGLGYLMLQAIPRLQTDFVFAQVVVLTIMSSVLLATVTILERLICPWNTPTGERTPS, encoded by the coding sequence ATGACCGTCCGAGTCCTCCGATCCGCCGCTCCCGCCTGCGTGACGATCCTGCTGGTCCTCGCCGCGTGGATCACGATCACCGCGCTCGAACTCGTTCCGGCCTACGTCATCCCCGCGCCCGGCGCCGTGCTCGACTCGCTCGTGACCACCTGGCCCGACCGGCTCGGTTCCGCCACGCTGCTGACCGCCTCCGAGACCCTCCTGGGTGTGGTGCTAGGAGTGGTCGTCGCGGTGATCGTCGTGATCATCAGCGCGTTCGTGCCCACCATCGGTCAGGCCATGACCCCACTGCTGGTCGCCTCCCAGGCCATCCCGGTGATCGTGATAGGTCCGCTGCTGACGATCTCCCTCGGGTACGGGATGGCGCCGAAGGTCATCGTCGTCGCCCTGTTGTGTTTCTTCCCCGTCGCCCTCAACCTCCTCTCCGGCGTGCGGGCCGTCGACGCCCGGGTGATCGACACGCTGCGGAGCCTGCACGCCACCCGGTGGTCGCTCTTCTGGCGGGTTCGTCTGCCGTCCGCCGCGCCCCGCGGGTTCGCCGGATTGCGCGTCTCGGTCACGTTCGCGCCGGTGGCCGCGGTGTTCGCCGAGTACACCGGGTCGACCAACGGCCTGGGGTACCTCATGCTGCAGGCCATCCCGCGTCTCCAGACGGACTTCGTCTTCGCCCAGGTGGTCGTGCTGACGATCATGTCCAGCGTCCTGCTGGCCACCGTGACCATCCTCGAACGACTCATCTGCCCGTGGAACACCCCCACCGGGGAAAGGACCCCATCATGA
- a CDS encoding ABC transporter ATP-binding protein: MSHALVHAATPVHAAVLVHAVLSRPAVPAVALDGLGHTYPGARRPVLADLSLSVPVGQHIAVVGRSGCGKSTLLSLIAGLTEPTTGTVSVLDERRPGRRLEHCALMPQGDSLLPWMTLLDNVAISLRNQRERRRVARAEAQHLLDRLGLGAWSGARPSALSAGMRQRAALARALLARKPLLLADEPLGALDAITRADVQQWLRETLAGTPATLVMVTHDVDEALLLAERVVLLARHEADAPARVVSTWPGWFGDDRPREALLGDKGFAATRQDILRALARESHLADGGAAP; encoded by the coding sequence ATGTCACATGCGCTGGTGCACGCGGCCACCCCTGTGCACGCCGCGGTCCTGGTGCACGCCGTGCTGAGTCGCCCCGCAGTTCCGGCCGTGGCGCTGGACGGTCTGGGCCACACCTACCCGGGAGCACGCCGGCCCGTTCTCGCGGATCTCAGCCTGTCCGTCCCGGTGGGCCAGCACATCGCGGTCGTCGGGCGCAGTGGCTGCGGCAAGTCCACGCTGCTTTCGCTGATCGCCGGCCTGACCGAACCGACGACCGGGACCGTCTCCGTGTTGGACGAACGCCGGCCCGGCCGGCGCCTGGAGCACTGCGCGTTGATGCCGCAGGGCGACAGCCTGCTGCCGTGGATGACCCTGCTCGACAACGTCGCGATCAGTCTCCGCAATCAGCGGGAGCGCCGGCGCGTGGCCCGCGCCGAAGCCCAGCACCTGCTGGACCGCCTGGGCCTGGGCGCCTGGTCGGGGGCCCGTCCGTCGGCTCTGAGTGCGGGCATGCGCCAGCGCGCGGCACTCGCGCGCGCACTGCTCGCTCGCAAACCCCTGCTGCTGGCGGACGAGCCGCTCGGTGCGCTCGACGCGATCACCCGAGCCGACGTCCAGCAATGGCTGCGCGAGACCCTCGCCGGGACGCCGGCCACCCTCGTCATGGTCACCCATGACGTCGATGAAGCCCTGCTCCTCGCCGAACGTGTGGTCCTGCTGGCACGGCACGAGGCCGACGCCCCGGCGCGCGTGGTGTCCACCTGGCCGGGGTGGTTCGGCGACGACCGCCCCCGCGAGGCCCTGCTCGGCGACAAGGGATTCGCGGCGACCCGCCAGGACATCCTCCGCGCGCTGGCACGGGAATCCCATCTGGCCGACGGCGGAGCCGCCCCATGA
- a CDS encoding cytochrome c oxidase assembly protein, whose amino-acid sequence MTSSKSTPARAGTLTTRSVVPVVILLAVVAAAVVIPLSGMSTEVALALVGVPDPGVLTTAGLPAVRAVGELLAAVAVGTALFAAFFTPPQKDKTLDVDGYRSQRISSWANISWAVAAALLIPLTLSDVSGRTFWAALPPDQWIVAINQIDVASSWRWAAVIALVAGIGQRLTVSWRWSVIWLGVSVLSLLPVAATGHASGSTAHDIATNSLIIHLFAAAFYVGGLVAVLAHTMRGGSRVALALRRYSVVATIAIIALGFSGIINALVRLHPADLFSSTYGLLVVSKALLLVLLALFGLAIRRRIIARIESRSANAPVDRPTLVRIALVESVVMAGTIGLSVSLGRTPPPAPLYVPTRQEALLGFELPGPFSLGTVFGVWRFDLVLGLAAVILLSLYVWGLITLRRRGDTWPVGRTVAWVLGCVILFLTTSSGMGMYMMADFASHMVGHMLISMLVPVLLALGGPLTLALRALPAAGRGNPPGPREWIVEFINNPLSRFLTHPIVASVQFVAGFYIIYFGGFYEGLASEHLGHMFMNVHFLISGYLFYWVIIGVDAAPRHFSPLYKLMVLLSSLPFHAFFGIMLMNYKTVLAENWYGGIGLPWIPDLLQSQQVGGGVAWAAGEIPLFIVMLALAWQWYQSDMRDARRGERQAERDDDAELKAYNEMLSAMSRADRKS is encoded by the coding sequence ATGACGTCGTCCAAGTCGACACCCGCCCGCGCCGGAACGCTCACGACCCGCAGCGTGGTGCCCGTCGTGATCCTGCTCGCGGTGGTGGCCGCCGCGGTGGTGATCCCGCTGTCGGGCATGTCCACGGAGGTGGCGCTCGCGCTGGTGGGCGTGCCGGACCCGGGCGTCCTCACCACGGCCGGGCTCCCGGCGGTCCGAGCGGTGGGCGAGCTGCTCGCCGCGGTGGCGGTGGGGACGGCCCTGTTCGCGGCGTTCTTCACCCCGCCCCAGAAGGACAAGACCCTCGACGTGGACGGGTACCGATCGCAGCGGATCTCCTCGTGGGCCAACATCTCGTGGGCGGTGGCCGCGGCTCTGCTCATCCCGCTGACCCTGTCGGACGTCTCCGGCCGCACGTTCTGGGCGGCGCTGCCTCCGGACCAGTGGATCGTGGCGATCAACCAGATCGACGTGGCCTCGTCCTGGCGGTGGGCGGCGGTGATCGCGCTGGTGGCCGGGATCGGTCAGCGGCTCACCGTGAGCTGGCGCTGGTCGGTGATCTGGTTGGGCGTGTCGGTGCTCTCGCTCCTGCCGGTGGCGGCCACGGGGCACGCCTCAGGGAGCACCGCGCACGACATCGCCACCAACTCGCTGATCATCCACCTGTTCGCCGCCGCGTTCTACGTGGGCGGGCTGGTCGCCGTGCTGGCCCACACCATGCGGGGCGGCTCCCGCGTGGCCCTGGCCCTGCGCCGCTACTCGGTGGTGGCGACCATCGCGATCATCGCGCTCGGGTTCTCCGGCATCATCAACGCGCTCGTGCGGCTGCACCCGGCCGACCTGTTCTCCTCCACCTACGGGCTGCTCGTGGTGTCCAAGGCGCTCCTGCTGGTCCTGCTCGCGCTGTTCGGCCTGGCCATCCGCCGCCGGATCATCGCCAGGATCGAGTCCAGATCGGCAAACGCTCCCGTCGACCGGCCGACCCTGGTGCGGATAGCGCTGGTCGAATCCGTGGTGATGGCGGGCACGATCGGGCTCTCGGTCTCGCTCGGTCGCACCCCGCCGCCGGCGCCGCTGTACGTGCCCACTCGCCAGGAGGCGCTCCTGGGCTTCGAGCTCCCCGGGCCGTTCTCACTCGGCACCGTGTTCGGGGTGTGGCGCTTCGACCTGGTGCTGGGCCTGGCCGCGGTCATCCTGCTGAGCCTGTACGTGTGGGGCCTGATCACACTGCGTCGCCGCGGTGACACCTGGCCGGTGGGCCGAACCGTGGCCTGGGTGCTCGGCTGCGTGATCCTGTTCCTCACCACCAGTTCTGGCATGGGGATGTACATGATGGCCGACTTCGCCAGCCACATGGTGGGGCACATGCTCATCTCGATGCTCGTGCCGGTGCTCCTCGCACTCGGCGGGCCGCTGACCCTGGCGTTGCGGGCGCTCCCGGCCGCGGGGCGTGGGAACCCGCCCGGGCCCCGTGAGTGGATCGTCGAGTTCATCAACAACCCCCTGTCCCGCTTCCTCACCCACCCGATCGTGGCCTCCGTGCAGTTCGTGGCGGGTTTCTACATCATCTACTTCGGCGGGTTCTACGAGGGCCTGGCCTCAGAACATCTGGGCCACATGTTCATGAACGTGCACTTCCTCATCAGTGGGTACCTGTTCTACTGGGTGATCATCGGTGTCGACGCCGCACCGCGGCACTTCTCGCCGCTCTACAAGCTCATGGTGCTGCTCAGCTCGCTGCCGTTCCACGCCTTCTTCGGCATCATGCTCATGAACTACAAGACCGTGCTCGCCGAGAACTGGTACGGCGGGATCGGACTGCCCTGGATCCCGGATCTCCTTCAGAGCCAGCAGGTCGGCGGCGGAGTCGCGTGGGCGGCGGGGGAGATCCCGCTGTTCATCGTCATGTTGGCCCTGGCGTGGCAGTGGTACCAGAGCGACATGCGGGACGCCCGGCGCGGCGAGCGCCAGGCCGAGCGTGACGACGACGCCGAGCTCAAGGCCTACAACGAGATGCTCAGCGCGATGTCCCGGGCGGACCGCAAGTCCTGA
- a CDS encoding single-stranded DNA-binding protein, translating to MNETHTTVRGTVITAPTTRRVGEDSVLSFRVASNTRYQDRDTGEWRTGGTLYFSANCWGRLGQRASGTLVKGDGIIVQGRLLTNEYEKEGRIQRDLEMRVTALGPDLSRMDVTMRRAQTEGSGPAPEGEGPGRPQEAAGAPDAMEIGSRDAGEAPEGHAAASGLAGAGRI from the coding sequence ATGAACGAGACCCACACCACCGTCCGCGGAACCGTGATCACCGCCCCCACCACCCGCCGGGTCGGCGAGGACTCGGTCCTCTCCTTCCGGGTGGCCAGCAACACCCGCTACCAGGACCGCGACACCGGGGAGTGGAGGACGGGCGGCACGCTGTACTTCTCGGCCAATTGTTGGGGCAGGCTGGGCCAGCGGGCGTCCGGGACGCTGGTCAAGGGCGACGGCATCATCGTCCAGGGCCGCCTGCTGACCAACGAGTACGAGAAGGAGGGCAGGATCCAGCGGGATCTGGAGATGCGGGTCACCGCACTGGGACCGGACCTGTCCCGGATGGACGTGACGATGCGCAGGGCCCAGACCGAGGGATCCGGGCCGGCTCCCGAGGGGGAGGGGCCGGGCCGTCCGCAGGAGGCGGCGGGCGCGCCGGACGCCATGGAGATCGGGTCCCGCGACGCCGGCGAGGCGCCGGAGGGGCACGCGGCCGCCAGCGGGTTGGCGGGGGCCGGCCGGATCTGA
- the ettA gene encoding energy-dependent translational throttle protein EttA, with protein MAEFIYTMKKVRKAHGDKVILDDVTMSFYPGAKIGVVGPNGAGKSSILKIMAGLDQPSNGEAFLDPEASVGILMQEPVLDESKTVKENVEDGLGETMVQLRRYNAVAEEMATDYTDELMEEMGRLQEQLDAVDAWDVDSQIEQAMDALRCPPGDSPVTHLSGGEMRRVALCKLLLSKPDLLLLDEPTNHLDAESVLWLEQHLAAYPGAVLAVTHDRYFLDHVAQWICEVDRGKLHPYEGNYSTYLEKKAERLEVQGKKDQKLQKRLKAELEWVRSGAKARQSKSKARLAKYEEMAAEAEKHRKLDFEEIQIPTPPRLGNVVVEVDNLRKGFDDRVLIKDLSFTLPRNGIVGVIGPNGVGKTTLFKTIVGLEEPDAGSVRVGDTVKLSYVDQSRANIDPEKSVWEVVSEGNDFIEVGQNEMPSRAYVSAFGFKGPDQQKKAGVLSGGERNRLNLALTLKVGGNLILLDEPTNDLDTETLGSLENALEDFPGCAVVISHDRWFLDRTCTHILAWEGNVAEGQWYWFEGNFEGYEQNKVDRLGPDAARPHRVTHRKLTRD; from the coding sequence ATGGCCGAGTTTATCTACACCATGAAGAAGGTCCGCAAGGCGCACGGGGACAAGGTGATCCTCGACGACGTGACGATGTCCTTCTACCCCGGTGCGAAGATCGGCGTCGTGGGCCCCAACGGCGCGGGTAAGTCCTCGATCCTCAAGATCATGGCCGGCCTGGATCAGCCCTCCAACGGCGAGGCGTTCCTCGACCCCGAGGCCAGCGTCGGCATCCTCATGCAGGAGCCGGTGCTCGACGAGAGCAAGACCGTCAAGGAGAACGTCGAGGACGGCCTCGGCGAGACCATGGTGCAGCTCCGCCGGTACAACGCGGTGGCCGAGGAGATGGCCACCGATTACACCGACGAGCTCATGGAGGAGATGGGGCGGCTGCAGGAGCAGCTCGACGCGGTGGACGCCTGGGACGTGGATTCCCAGATCGAGCAGGCCATGGACGCGCTGCGCTGCCCGCCGGGCGACTCTCCCGTCACCCACCTGTCCGGTGGTGAGATGCGCCGCGTCGCGCTGTGCAAGCTGCTGCTGAGCAAGCCCGATCTGCTCCTGCTGGACGAGCCCACCAACCACCTCGACGCCGAGTCGGTGCTGTGGTTGGAGCAGCACCTGGCCGCCTACCCGGGCGCCGTCCTGGCCGTCACCCACGACCGTTACTTCCTCGACCACGTGGCGCAGTGGATCTGTGAGGTCGACCGCGGCAAGCTGCACCCCTACGAGGGCAACTACTCCACCTATCTGGAGAAGAAGGCCGAGCGCCTCGAGGTGCAGGGCAAGAAGGACCAGAAGCTGCAGAAGCGTCTCAAGGCCGAACTCGAGTGGGTCCGCTCCGGCGCCAAGGCCCGCCAGTCCAAGTCCAAGGCGCGTCTGGCCAAGTACGAGGAGATGGCGGCGGAGGCCGAGAAGCACCGCAAGCTGGACTTCGAGGAGATCCAGATCCCCACCCCGCCGCGGCTGGGCAACGTGGTGGTCGAGGTCGACAATCTCCGGAAGGGCTTCGACGACCGCGTGCTGATCAAGGATCTGTCGTTCACGCTGCCGCGTAACGGCATCGTCGGCGTGATCGGCCCCAACGGCGTGGGTAAGACCACCCTGTTCAAGACGATCGTCGGACTCGAGGAGCCGGACGCCGGTTCCGTCCGGGTGGGAGACACGGTCAAGCTGAGTTACGTCGACCAGTCCCGCGCGAACATCGACCCCGAGAAGTCCGTGTGGGAGGTCGTGTCGGAGGGCAACGACTTCATCGAGGTCGGGCAGAACGAGATGCCCTCGCGCGCTTACGTGAGCGCCTTCGGCTTCAAGGGCCCGGACCAGCAGAAGAAGGCCGGCGTGCTCTCGGGCGGTGAGCGCAACCGATTGAACCTGGCCCTGACCCTCAAGGTCGGCGGCAACCTGATCCTGCTGGACGAGCCGACCAACGACCTGGACACCGAGACCCTGGGCAGCCTCGAGAACGCCCTCGAGGACTTCCCCGGCTGCGCCGTGGTGATCTCGCACGACCGCTGGTTCCTCGACCGCACCTGTACCCACATCCTCGCGTGGGAGGGGAACGTCGCAGAGGGGCAGTGGTATTGGTTCGAGGGCAACTTCGAGGGCTACGAGCAGAACAAAGTCGATCGCCTCGGCCCGGACGCCGCCCGCCCGCACCGGGTCACCCACCGCAAGCTCACCCGGGACTGA
- a CDS encoding thioesterase family protein: protein MGSHAAPETRTPGEVHRVHIPLRIADFVGQHVNNVRFQEFSQDARLMWFRDRFGVPGSRVPIALARWMEIDFRRVIGYGATSVWVDVEVLRVGRTSFTMRTSIGSDSTGPEPCAVVDTVLVVTAPDETTTLEISPEERAALLGGSEEAR, encoded by the coding sequence ATGGGATCGCACGCCGCGCCCGAGACGCGGACCCCCGGCGAGGTCCACCGGGTCCACATCCCGCTTCGCATCGCGGACTTCGTGGGACAACACGTCAACAATGTGCGGTTCCAGGAGTTCTCCCAGGACGCCAGACTGATGTGGTTCCGGGACAGGTTCGGCGTGCCCGGGTCGCGGGTGCCGATCGCGCTGGCACGGTGGATGGAGATCGACTTCCGCCGCGTCATCGGGTACGGCGCCACGAGCGTCTGGGTCGACGTGGAGGTCCTGCGGGTCGGGCGCACGTCCTTCACCATGAGGACCTCGATCGGTTCGGACTCCACGGGCCCGGAACCGTGTGCGGTCGTCGACACCGTCCTGGTGGTGACGGCGCCGGACGAGACCACGACACTCGAGATCAGTCCCGAGGAGCGCGCGGCGTTACTCGGCGGGAGCGAGGAGGCGAGATGA
- a CDS encoding thioesterase family protein, which yields MSPGDQTPDRGTFRCTLQVRWADFDQFGHVNNVKYIEYAQEARILFVRSRFGPFGLGNLPQVVRRVEIDHLRPVLRDSTSVDVEIEVEHVGTTSYQIRQTIFDAAGEICCALRVVMVAYDASTSTAVEIPTGVRHVLEAAHQRAAITDERPSE from the coding sequence ATGAGTCCCGGTGATCAGACCCCGGACCGGGGGACGTTCCGTTGCACCCTGCAGGTGCGGTGGGCGGACTTCGACCAGTTCGGGCACGTCAACAACGTCAAGTACATCGAGTACGCACAGGAGGCCCGGATCCTGTTCGTCCGCAGCAGGTTCGGCCCGTTCGGTCTGGGCAACCTGCCGCAGGTCGTCCGCCGGGTCGAGATCGACCACCTCCGCCCGGTCCTGCGGGACTCGACGTCTGTGGACGTCGAGATCGAGGTCGAACACGTCGGGACCACCTCGTACCAGATCCGGCAGACGATCTTCGACGCCGCGGGGGAGATCTGCTGCGCGCTGCGCGTGGTGATGGTCGCCTACGACGCGTCGACCTCTACGGCCGTGGAGATACCGACAGGGGTGCGACACGTCCTCGAGGCAGCGCACCAGCGGGCGGCGATCACCGACGAGAGGCCCTCGGAGTGA
- a CDS encoding thioesterase family protein, with protein sequence MTEQLVYEAGGPLGISGEPGRRVFTAALPVRWSDQDLYHHVNHARMITLLEEARIPWLFEEGIPTATLTAGAVMTELAVRYRGQVTRADGPIRVRMWCEKVGAAMFVARHEVRGRATPDSAPPAVECTSTIAAFDLATQRPRRFTRDEREHLMQFRHGDPA encoded by the coding sequence GTGACCGAACAGCTCGTCTACGAGGCCGGGGGACCCCTCGGAATCTCGGGTGAGCCGGGACGCCGCGTGTTCACCGCGGCGCTGCCCGTCCGCTGGTCGGACCAGGACCTCTACCATCACGTCAACCACGCGCGGATGATCACGCTCCTCGAAGAGGCCCGGATCCCGTGGCTCTTCGAGGAGGGCATCCCCACCGCGACGCTCACCGCCGGCGCCGTGATGACCGAGCTCGCCGTGAGATACCGCGGTCAGGTCACCCGCGCTGACGGCCCGATCCGGGTCCGCATGTGGTGCGAGAAGGTCGGCGCGGCCATGTTCGTCGCCCGTCACGAGGTCCGCGGGCGCGCCACCCCGGACTCGGCGCCCCCGGCGGTGGAGTGCACGTCCACGATCGCGGCGTTCGACCTCGCCACCCAGCGGCCGCGCCGGTTCACCCGGGACGAGCGGGAGCATCTGATGCAGTTCCGTCACGGAGATCCGGCGTGA
- a CDS encoding site-specific DNA-methyltransferase: MTPPGFSVSWPGRGEPEIPGEHGPVPELAEAFPDAGGQVTGVVLCGDGGRIAEVGDVLDGLGLQATRAAQLVYLDPPYNRGGSFDGYHDNMPRHRWLGYIERRLVVSRELLADTGTVWVHLDDAEAHRVRCVLDEVFGPDAFIADLTVESNPKGRQLDRFFAGSHDRLMVYARDPERVRLSGGVASAVDPSDFPHTAEDGVAYRLLPLRNTNKRFNPRTTPTMTYPLYGDPETGEVSVDPAPGLTEILPVFGDLSPAVWRWSRERAGERGDELVCRTVRGRAGPRVDVYQRDRHEAGRIKKLRTVWLSQEVGSTDTARAELRSAGVDGFRTPKPEALMRRIVELASEADDLVVDLFAGSGTTAVAARDLGRRWVVVERNPDTVRDVILPRLRVGGA; encoded by the coding sequence ATGACGCCCCCGGGGTTCTCGGTCTCGTGGCCCGGGAGGGGCGAGCCCGAGATCCCGGGAGAACACGGGCCGGTGCCCGAGCTCGCCGAGGCGTTCCCTGATGCCGGCGGACAGGTCACCGGGGTCGTCCTCTGCGGTGACGGGGGCAGGATCGCCGAGGTCGGTGACGTGCTGGACGGTCTCGGTCTGCAGGCCACACGCGCGGCGCAGCTGGTGTATCTCGACCCGCCCTACAACCGCGGCGGCAGCTTCGACGGGTACCACGACAACATGCCCCGCCATCGCTGGCTGGGATACATCGAGCGCCGACTGGTGGTGTCCCGCGAGCTCCTCGCGGACACCGGCACCGTGTGGGTACACCTCGACGACGCCGAGGCCCACCGCGTCCGCTGCGTGCTCGACGAGGTGTTCGGCCCGGACGCCTTCATCGCCGACCTCACCGTGGAGAGCAACCCCAAGGGGCGTCAGCTCGACAGGTTCTTCGCCGGCTCCCACGACCGACTCATGGTGTACGCGCGGGACCCCGAACGCGTCCGCCTGTCCGGCGGGGTGGCCTCGGCGGTGGACCCCTCCGACTTCCCGCACACCGCCGAGGACGGGGTCGCCTACCGGTTGCTACCCCTGCGCAACACCAACAAGAGATTCAACCCGCGCACGACGCCCACCATGACCTACCCGCTCTACGGCGACCCGGAGACCGGCGAGGTCTCCGTGGACCCCGCGCCCGGGCTCACCGAGATCCTCCCGGTGTTCGGAGATCTCAGCCCGGCCGTCTGGCGCTGGTCGCGCGAGCGGGCGGGGGAGCGCGGCGACGAGCTGGTGTGTCGGACGGTGCGGGGCCGGGCCGGGCCACGGGTCGACGTGTACCAGCGCGACCGGCACGAGGCGGGCCGCATCAAGAAGCTCAGGACCGTCTGGCTGTCCCAGGAGGTCGGGTCCACCGACACAGCGCGCGCGGAACTGCGCAGCGCGGGGGTCGACGGTTTCCGTACCCCCAAGCCCGAGGCGCTGATGCGGCGGATCGTGGAGCTGGCGTCCGAGGCGGACGACCTGGTGGTGGACCTGTTCGCCGGCTCCGGGACCACCGCCGTGGCGGCCCGCGACCTGGGCCGTCGCTGGGTGGTGGTGGAGCGCAACCCGGACACGGTCCGCGACGTGATCCTGCCGCGGTTGCGAGTCGGCGGGGCGTGA
- a CDS encoding alpha-amylase family glycosyl hydrolase, which yields MVLYQIYPRSFADADGDGYGDLQGVIDHVGYLELLGVDGVWLSPIMRSPGADHGYDVSDPRDVDPLFGDVETLRRLVEALHAAQMVLIMDLVPNHTSVEHAWFAAAVGAGPGSPERERYFFRDGLGDDGSRPPNNWPSVFGGPAWTRITEPDGTPGQWYLHLFAPEQPDLDWSHPDVGDDLEQTLRFWLDLGVDGFRIDVAHGLAKPDDLADLPDDVEIAQLVVDERDARWDRPGVHDVHRRIRAVVDEYPGAATFGEVWVGPADRFARYLRPDELHFAFHFPLTGAPFEAGAVREAIEATLEASRIADSAPTWALSNHDVVREVTRYGNGALGIARARAMLLVELALPGISFIYEGSELGLPSDFSIPHDRLTDPTWERSGHAEMGRDHCRVPLPWEGTRPPYGFSTADRTWLPMPGDWGPLTVEAQLEDPDSTLSLYRAAIETRRTLRGPSTAAVEWYGAPSGCLAFRRDDGVVCALNASERSVPLPEGEVILASGPLDSHTRAGEILPPDTAVWLRPR from the coding sequence ATGGTCCTCTACCAGATCTACCCGCGCTCCTTCGCCGACGCCGACGGGGACGGCTACGGCGACCTACAGGGGGTGATCGACCACGTCGGCTACCTGGAACTGCTGGGAGTGGACGGGGTGTGGCTGTCCCCCATCATGAGGTCCCCCGGCGCCGACCACGGTTATGACGTCTCGGACCCGCGGGACGTCGACCCCCTGTTCGGTGACGTCGAGACGCTGCGGCGACTGGTGGAGGCGCTGCACGCCGCGCAGATGGTCCTGATCATGGACCTGGTGCCCAATCACACGAGCGTCGAACACGCGTGGTTCGCGGCGGCGGTGGGGGCCGGCCCGGGCAGTCCGGAACGCGAGCGCTACTTCTTCCGCGACGGCCTCGGTGACGACGGCTCCAGGCCGCCCAACAACTGGCCCTCGGTGTTCGGTGGGCCGGCCTGGACGCGCATCACCGAACCGGACGGGACGCCCGGGCAGTGGTACCTGCACCTCTTCGCGCCCGAGCAGCCGGACCTGGACTGGTCGCACCCCGACGTGGGCGACGACCTCGAGCAGACCCTGCGCTTCTGGCTCGACCTGGGGGTCGACGGGTTCCGGATCGACGTGGCGCACGGTCTGGCCAAACCGGACGACCTGGCCGACCTGCCTGACGACGTGGAGATCGCCCAACTCGTCGTCGACGAGCGCGACGCGCGATGGGACCGGCCCGGCGTCCACGATGTCCACCGGCGGATCCGTGCGGTCGTCGACGAGTACCCGGGCGCGGCGACCTTCGGAGAGGTGTGGGTGGGCCCGGCCGACCGGTTCGCCCGGTACCTGCGCCCCGACGAGCTACATTTCGCGTTCCACTTCCCGCTCACCGGCGCGCCCTTCGAGGCCGGCGCGGTGCGCGAGGCCATCGAGGCGACGCTCGAGGCCTCCCGGATCGCCGACTCCGCCCCCACCTGGGCGTTGTCCAACCACGACGTCGTGCGCGAGGTGACCCGATACGGCAACGGCGCCCTCGGCATCGCCCGGGCCCGGGCGATGCTGCTGGTGGAACTGGCCCTGCCGGGGATCTCCTTCATCTACGAGGGGTCCGAACTGGGGCTGCCGAGCGACTTCTCGATCCCCCACGACCGGTTGACCGACCCCACCTGGGAACGCAGCGGTCACGCGGAGATGGGGCGGGACCACTGCCGCGTCCCCCTGCCGTGGGAGGGCACCCGGCCTCCCTACGGTTTCTCGACCGCCGATCGGACCTGGCTCCCCATGCCGGGCGACTGGGGCCCACTGACAGTGGAGGCCCAGCTCGAGGACCCGGACTCCACCCTGTCGTTGTATCGGGCCGCCATCGAGACCCGGCGGACCTTGCGGGGCCCGAGCACAGCGGCGGTCGAGTGGTACGGCGCGCCGTCCGGGTGCCTGGCGTTCCGCCGCGACGACGGGGTGGTGTGTGCGCTCAACGCCTCGGAGCGATCGGTACCGCTCCCCGAGGGCGAGGTCATCCTCGCCTCCGGACCCCTCGACTCGCACACCCGGGCAGGTGAGATCCTGCCGCCGGACACCGCGGTGTGGCTACGACCCCGCTAG
- a CDS encoding globin, whose product MSGTTFYDEIGGAETFRALVHEFYLRVADDPVLRPLYPEEDLGPAEDRMRMFLEQYWGGPTTYSEQRGHPRLRMRHNPFRVDRAAHDAWLTHMLAAVDTIDRETLDDEHRAAMVEYFTRAAAMMVNTPEGM is encoded by the coding sequence ATGAGCGGCACTACCTTCTACGACGAGATCGGCGGCGCGGAGACCTTCCGGGCGCTGGTCCACGAGTTCTACCTGCGGGTCGCGGACGACCCGGTGCTGCGGCCGCTGTATCCGGAGGAGGACCTGGGTCCGGCCGAGGACCGCATGCGGATGTTCCTGGAGCAGTACTGGGGCGGCCCCACCACCTACTCCGAGCAGCGCGGCCACCCCCGACTCCGGATGCGCCACAACCCGTTCCGTGTCGACCGGGCGGCGCATGACGCCTGGCTCACCCACATGCTCGCCGCGGTGGACACGATCGACCGCGAGACCCTGGACGACGAGCACCGGGCGGCGATGGTCGAGTACTTCACCCGCGCCGCCGCCATGATGGTCAACACCCCGGAGGGCATGTGA